The Candidatus Zixiibacteriota bacterium sequence AGGAAAGCGGTCGACGATGATGATGTGAAAGCCATTTTATTCCGGGTTGACAGCCCCGGAGGATCCTATGTCGCTTCGGATGTGGTCTGGCATGAGGTCAAGCGGGCCCGAGAAAAAGGCAAGCCGGTGGTGGTCTCCATGGGTGAAGTGGCGGCTTCCGGCGGATACTTCGTATCCATGGCGGCCGATAAAATTGTCGCCCAACCCGGGACGATAACCGGATCGATCGGCGTTTACGGCGGCAAAATGTATACCCGGGAAATGTGGAAGAAAATTGGTATTACCTGGGACAAGGTAAAAAGCAGTGCCAATGCCGATATCTGGAGCGGGGTGGATGATTATACTCCCGACCAGATGGCCAGAGGCGATGCGGCACTGGATCGAATCTATGAGGATTTCACGGCCAAGGTAGCCGAAGGCCGCAATTTGCCTTTGGAAAAGGTTCTCGAGATCGCCCGCGGGCGAGTCTGGACCGGCGAAGATGCCCTGGAACTCGGCCTGGTGGATAAACTTGGCGGCTATCCTGAAGCCATCGCGCTGATTAAAGAGCTGACCGGGATCGAACCTGATGCGGATATCGACCTGAAGGAATTTCCGGAGAAAAAATCAATGCTGAACAGGTTGCTGAAATCAGATCCGGCCAATAGCGAAGAAACCTCGGTTCTGGTTCGGACAACGGAATTAATTCAACCCCTGGCCGTCCTGGCCAGACGCCTGGGTCTGTTGGAACAGCCGGGAGTCCTGACGGCCTCAGGGTATTATTGATTTATTTTGAATTCGTTTATTGCTTGAAAATCCTTATCTGCCGACATAAATTCAATAGAGGAGGGTATGTACCCCCCCTCTATCATGAGGTTAATGGTCGGCATGGATGAGGAAAAGAAAATAGTCATAGTCTCCGATGGAACCGGGAAAACCGCCAAGCGGCTCATGGATGCGGTCCTGGCCCAGTATGACCAGCACGAAGTTGAATATTCCATAGCTGGCATTTACCAAGAAGCCAGAGATAAAAAGAAAATCAACGTGATTTTAAAGAATATCGAGAACGATTACCTCGTTATTTATTCCATCATATCCGAAAATCTAAGCCGGTATTTTCATGAGAAGTTATCTAAGAGAGGCATTCTCCATCTCAATGTCCTGCGCCCGATGCTTAAAACGGTATCGAAATTCCTGGGGGTTCATCCTGATTACCGCCCCGGTATTCTCCAGATTGTAGATGATCGTTATTATAAGAAAGTCGATGCTATCGGCTATACGGTTCAACACGATGATGGCGGGGGACCATTGATAACTGAAGCTGATCTGGTTCTGGTTGGACTTTCACGAACCTGCAAGACACCGATCAGTATGTACCTGGCCTGCAATCACGGACTCAAAGTGGCCAATATCCCCATCTTTCCGGAGGATCATGTAAAGGAATACTTGCTTGATCGCCTCAAGGTCGTGAACAAGGAAATAATTTTCGGATTGATCATGCACCCGGAGATTCTGGCCGAAGTCCGCGAAGAACGCCTGCAATATCTGGTTCGGGCCGAATCCGAACATGAAAAACTAAAACAATATTATGATCTCCATGAAATTCAGAAAGAACTAAAATTTTGCCTTAAGCTGTATGATGAGATTGGATGGCAGACCATCGATGTCACCCGGCGGGCAATTGAAGAAATTTCTCATGAAATAATGAATAAACTCGGATTCTCCGAAGAAGAATATAGCCACGACATAATTTGATCCATCCCAACCCAGTCTTTTATAGGCTCGATTTCAAAATAGATACAATCTTTTCGGATTCGATGTTTCCGGGGCTATTATCTGAACAAATTTATCCAGTCGGAAAAAGCGTGCATCAAACCGACACCCCAAATATTGCCGGTTCTCAGATAAGTATAGCCGAAGAAGAGACTAATCGGAATCAATGCCAGGCAGTCTAAAAGAGCGGATCCGGGGTCCATTCCCCCGACACCGATTCTCTGGGCGAAATGAGCCATAGCCATTATAATCGAAGTTAATATCCATCCGGGAATCGTCTTCAACCAGGCCATCATGCGAGTCTGCAAATAACCACGATAAACAAATTCCTCGGCGAGACCGACTATCGAGAAATAAATAAAAGCCCGGAAATGCAGCGATCCCAAACCCGGATGACCGGAATTCCTGACCAAAGTTACAAATATAGCGACCAATCCGATAATCAAACCGATTACAAGTGAGCCCCACAGGTTATTGGAATTAACTCCGGCTGTGGAATAGGACTCATGGAGAGTCTTCAGAGCAATTCCCACGGGAATTAGTATCAGCAAAGAGATAATGATCAGATTAAAAATCTCGGAAATATAATAAGACCTCGGCTGAGAATTATCAACCGCAGACTCTGCTGAATCATTTACGGGGCAGCTGTCTTTGACAAAAGCCATTTCCCTGAGAAGGGCGGAATCGGCTGGCTGGAGGAATTCCAGATCGGGAAGGATTTCTTCGACGGCCATGGAATCGAATTGAGCCGGTAGTTTAATGTCGGGGTCCGGCTGAATTTCCCCGTTTTGAGTTTCATCCCGGCTGATTTGCGGAATTGAAAAGAAAAGTACAGATACTGCCAGGATTCCAATAAAAACCGCCAGCAAAGCAGTCGTAGCGCTTTTTCGGGGATTATCAAAATGAGGCGCCCGGTATTTCAGTCCGAATAATCGGGAAATCAGGTATATTGCCGCGCCGCCGCCGATCAACCATAAGACCGACAAAATATATCCGATAATTTTCACCGCCGATCAAAAAGATTAATAAATGTAAAATAATGGCGTATTCGGTCGGGTATTAATTTTACCACGGACTCCCATTACCGATTATTAAAGGTATAAATGTATTGAGATTTCGTGTCAATCAAAAAATAGATTTTCAGAGAAATTAATGATAATCATTGACCGGATATTTTAAAAAATCCGATCTTGACGTCTTCCATATTCATGATATATTATCCTGTAAAAATCAGGCAAGTCTTTTATGTCCATGAAATTAGCACTATTTTTATTTTATATCCTGGGTGTCGCGGCCGTTACATCGGTCATGGCCGCGGAACAATATATTATCGACCCTATCGACGATCCCCTGGTTTTGCCATACCGCTTTTTAACAAAAATAAGGAATACCAATCGCAACGGCGACATATGCATTCCCGTGGATTTAAATAATGATGAGCGGCCGGGGATGGCCGCCGTCGGCCAGAACTGGCGTCCCCCGGATACTCTGTCATGCCTGATATTTTACACCGATATTTATCGTTCCCGAGCCATTCGACATTTCAATATGAGGACTCTTCGGGTTGACAAACCATTTGCCTATGATTTTAACGGTGATGGCAACGAGGAAATCGCGGTCACTTATACCGCCTTCGACAGCCTGTGGTTTGAGGTTTACAATGTTGATTCCGGTCTGATTTATCGTCGTTGTCTGGTAACCGGCGACGATCTTGATAGTAACGGGTACTGGGATGGCACAGGTGATATTCTGGCGGCCCACGATTTAAACGAAGACGGGCGGGCCGAAATTCTTATCGGTTTCGATACCGGCTATGATCTCTATCCGCGCGGGATAATGTGCCTGGATATTTTTCGGAATCAGGTTCTCTGGCAATATAATATCGCCGGAATTGTCAACGATGCCAATTTTCATATTATTCGCGATCCTGAACAGGATGGATTTCTGATTATTTTCGGGATCTCGTCCAAGGGCAATGCGGTCCGTGAAAAGGATATGGATGACCAGCATACATATCTGGTGGTCCTGGATGGCGGAGGGAAAGAAAAGTGGAAAGTCGTGGCAGGGGAAACATTTTCGGGGACAAATCCGGTACTGGTGGATTATGACGGTGACGGCCGGCCGGAAATACTGACCGATTTCTATTTCAGTAAAGATACTGCGGGAATGGATATTCCCGGCGGACGGGGATGGCTGGGGCTGTATTCGCTGGATGGAAAAGAACTTCAGAAAATTAATCCGGGTCCCGAGCGCCAGGTTTTCGTTTCTGAAACGCTTGATCTGGATGGGGATAATATTGACGAAATTATATTCGATTATAGAGACAATTATGTCTATGTGTACGACCGGTCGATAAACTTAATCAAAGTCTGCAGTCTGTATGTTATCTCAAGAATTCTGGATTGCCGCAGCTTTCTGGGAGGAGATGACCGGCAGTTATTATTTGCAACCGGCGATAATCGATTGCTCCTGACCGATATAAATTTTAAACCCCTGGCCATAACCGATTCGAAGGATAATATCAGGGTTTCGACCTATTTTACTACCGGTGCCCGGGGCGGATCAGCACGGGAGCATATTCTTATCAATAACGATTTCGCCCGAGAAAACTATATTTTCGGGTTTCAAAAAGCCCCCTGGTTTACCATTTTCTCTCGCCATCCCATTCTTGCCTTTCTGGCCGCCTTTATTCCTTTGAGTATCATAATCGGTGTTGTCTGGTTGATCCTGGCGAAATTCCGGGCCAAGAATAAAATCATTTCACGTCAGAAAAACGAACTGGATAAGACTTTATTGGAATTAAAGAAAACCCAGGAAAAGCTGATTGCCGCCGAAAAATACAGGCTTGCCAGAGATATTGCCGGAGGCGTAGCCCATGAAATCCGCAATGCTTTGTACCCAGCCGGAAGTCTGCTGGACAAACTCCAGGATTTACTTCAATCAGGGCGGATTGAAGATCCTGAGAGAATTCAGCGTCTGCTGGAAATGATCGGCGGGTCGATAAAAAATGCCAACAAGATGATAGATCTTGTCACTCAATATTCAAAACTGGAATCTGAACGCCGGACGGAAGCAATCAATTTACAGCAGGTGTTACACGCTATTATCGAGCAAAACGCGGATAGAATAAAGGAGCAGGAGGTGCAGATCAATATCGATATACCCCCGGAGACGGCGATATACTGCCACCAGGCTCATGCCTTTTCGCTGTTCAATAACCTGATGATAAATGCTCTTGACGCTCTTAACGGAGCGGAGTGTAAGACTATTGCAATAAAAGCCGGGCCCGCTGAGGATAAATATATCAGGATAGAATTCGCCGATAGCGGGACGGGGATTCCTCAGGAAAATATTCCCCGGGTTTTTGATGCCTTTTTCAGTACCAAACCGAACACCGGGACGGGACTCGGTCTGGCAATCGTAAAAAAAATAACGGAATTATATGGCGGCGATATTAAAATCAAATCAGAACTGGACAAAGGCACCAAATTTATTATATTAATGTCATTACTGGAATCAGATACTCAGGCTTAATTAAATTTTAAATTATGAAAACCAAGAGCACGATCTTAATCGTCGATGATGATGGTCCTGTTTTGCGGGCTCTCAACGAAACCTTTATCGATGAGTATAATGTCATCCTGGCCGCCTCGGGAGAGGAGGCTCTTAAAATTATCCGAGAACAGCCCGAACTGGAAGTGGTCATTCTGGATATAAAAATGGCTCGGATGGATGGTCTGCAAACAGCCGCAGGTATAAAAGAAATCAATCCTGATCTCCCCATCATATTCCATACCGGCCATCCGGGCGAATACTCGGAAAAACAGATCGAAGCAGAATACCACCCATATGATTATGTTGTTAAAGATGAGCGTCCGGCGCGGCTTCGGCGGGCGGTCAGAAACGCCATTCAGATACATAGCTACCGGAATCGCTCGGAGGAGATAGTCAGCCTGGCTCGCTCGCAGTACCGCATGGTCGGGAAATCGGCCCGGATGCAGGAAGTTTATCGGCTGATAGAAAAGGTTGCCCCGACCGAAAGCCGGGTGATAATTACGGGACCCACCGGAAGCGGTAAGGAACTGGTGGCCATGGCTATCCACAACCGCAGTCGCCGGGAGAGGCAGGGAATAAAAATTTTCAACTGCAATCATAAACAACCGGACTTGGTCGAATCGGAACTTTTCGGCCATTTGAAAGGTTCCTTTACCGGGGCGGTCGAGGATAGGATCGGGCTTTTTGAATATGCCGATGGGGGCACGATTTTCCTGGATGAAATCGGCGATCTGGATGTTACTACCCAGGCCAAACTCCTGCGGGCGATTGAAACCGGACAGATAAAAAAAATCGGGTCTCCGGATATGCAGAAAGTCGATGTCCGCGTAATCTGTGCTACCAATAAGAATCTGGATGAGATGGTGGCAGCAAAGGTTTTCCGGGAAGATCTTTATTATCGGCTGAAGGGAATTATTATCGAGTTGCCGCCGCTTTCTGAGAGACGGATGGATATTCCCGACCTGGTGACCTCTTTCAGCGAGCAGTACTACCTTGAAAACGGAAACTGCTTCAAGGTCTTTGAGCCGGCGGCGATGGAGCTTCTGATCGAATACGACTGGCCGGGCAATGTCCGCCAGTTATTGCATGCCGTCCAATCACTGATAGATCTTTCGATATCGTCTTATATTACCCGCGATAATGTGGAAGAATACCTGAATTTCGGAATCAGCGAGGAAATCAATGACCAGAGTTTCAATTTGCAGCTTAACCATGCCAGAAAAAAAATTATTGCCAGGGCATTATACAGATCCGGTAACAATATCAGCGCCGCAGCGAGAATGCTTTCTCTCGATCCCTCCAATCTCCGCAAAATGATTATAGAATTGAAGATTCAATCAGGTTAATTCTACCATATGAACGATCGGGCCATCCGGTGAAATTAACCTTTATTGCCTTAATAAAATCCCTCTCCATATGTAAGTCATTAATTATCAACGAATAATTGATCGAATATCGGAATCGATTTCCGGCATGGTTTTTGTTGTTAAATATTAAACGGATAGGAAATATTGAATTCCGTTCCGGGGATAATAGGACTTTACTAATCAACCGGATTTGTCATAATAAATATTTTCGGGGGGAAGCCAAATAGCTCATTCGTGAGAATGAGCACCTTGACCCGACGGTGCCGTGCTCTCGCCGTCGGGTTTTTTTGGCTTCTTCTCCTTATTAAAAAAACCGGCTTCATTGAGCCGGTTTTTTAATTTTTCAAGGCAGGGGTCGTTTTTCAGCAGGGGACCGTTTTTTTCTCAAAAGTCACCGCCCCCAGTATCGAATCGACATAAAAATAACTTTCGGGGTGAAAAGGAGTGTAGAACAGGCTGACTTCAGCGGGTTCGAATTTCCATCCGGTCGATTCGGAACGAATTCCTTTCTGGATCCGATCGCGGTAAATAACAACTTCGGCCAGCGTACAGGCGTCTTCCAAACCCAGAGTAACCCGGGCAAAGCGGCCATCGAGACTATCCAGCGGAGTCAGATCCAGTTTGGGGTAGGCCGATGATATTCGCCTGGTCAGTTTATACAACGACTCGAGGTTGGGGAATTTGAAGGCCGGAATCACCAGCCGGTTGGAATCATGGATACCGCCGATTACCGGTCGAAAGCGGACCATATCCGGGTCGGACAGGCCAAAGGACCAGAAGGGAAAAAGCCGGTCATGGGGCCCGATATCTGATACCGCCTGGGCCAGGCCGTTATCAGTCAGCTTGGTTTTATCCATCATAATCAACTGCCGGCAATTATCACAGATATAGATGTATGATTGGTCGGTCGGGAGATCAAAACCGCATTCGGGACAACGATGAAAATCCACTTGGAGACTGGAGGATTCATGAACGGCCAGATCATCTTCAAACAAAAAATCTTCCTCCGGCATGTTTTCGAGATGTTTGACAACTCGCCCGGTAACGCCGTCAATAATAAAAAAGCGGTTAGTATCCCGATGAGGAGATTCGGCCAGATAGTAGGGAAAATAGAGGAGTGAACCGATCGGGTGAAACAATTCGGTTTTGTTTTTCCCGAAATCGGCCTGATCGATTTTACCGATGGCCGAAATGGCTCCCTGAAGGTCTGTACGGGCTTGTTCCCAGGTTTTGAGAATAGGCAAACAACCGAAGTCATCCTCGACATTTTCTCTTGAAAACGGAACCATTCTTATATATTCCGTTCGCATCCCAATGGTCTGGGGGATATAGTCATGTCTTACTCCCGCCGCCACGGTGGCGATGTAAGGAGTCAGGCGAATATCGGTCATATGTTGTTCACAAGTGATTTCCTGTTCGCAATTATCCTGTTGCCCGGTATAACGTTCTACAATTTTATTCCTGACTTTCAAAACAACGGCATCGATTTTCCAGTAAGGATAATAGATACTTCTGATTGACAGGTCCGACCGGGTCAGGGGAAGATTGTTCTGTTTGAGAAAACGATCGATCTGGAAACGGATTTCGCTATTGGGCTTTTCCGAGCGAACCAGGTAAACCGGCGGCGTTTCCGGCATGACAATCCGCAAATGGGAGCCGCAATGCTGGCAGGTTAGAACGAAAAAATCGGCCTGTAGTTCGAGGTCACCCCCGCATCCGGGACAGGTGACCCCGATAAAAAAACCGCTTTTATGGCTGCTGGTTGTCGCTTTCATTAACCGCCTTTCCGCATTCGCCGCAGAATTTCGAACCCGGTATCAATTCTGTCCCGCAATGCGGGCAACTCGGTTTGGTATCAAGCTTATAACCGCAGTGCATGCAGAAATTGGCCTCGGTCGGCAATTCCTGGTTGCATGAAGGACAACGGTTGAGAGCCACCATCTGGTGTCCGCAACGATAACAAAAACGGGATTGCTCCGGTGTATCGGCATGGCAGGTGGGACATGTGACCGTTGAAATTGCTTCCCGGCGCAAATCTTTCTGTTCCGGAGTAAACACGCTTGACATCACCCCCGGCATCATCATTCCCACCCCGGCGGCAACACCAACCCCGGCTCCGGCTCCGGCCATCCCGCCGCTGGCGCCCAGGCCTTTGGCCATTTCGAATTTAAGAAAACGGTCAAGATCGCCAACGGCCTCGAGCCCGGATCGCTGATCGATCATTTTGGAGACCTCATCCGGCGGGGTAATCGAGGCGATGTAGAAATCGACCAGTTCAAGACCGTATTTTTCGAATTCATTATGAACAACCTGTTTGAAATCTGCGGCCAGTTCGGTATAGATGGCCGGCAGGTCGAGAATGGAATCGAGTTTCTCGCCGAGCATATCATTCATCCGGGCGATAATCACATCTCGGAGATAACTCTGGATATCATCGGTGGTATACTTGGCCTGGCGGCCGACAATGGAATTGAGAAACAGGCTGGGTTCCTTGATCCTCATGGTAAAGGCTCCATGCCCGCGAAGACGGATCAGACCCAACTTGCTGTCTTTGAATGTGACCGGATGTTTGGTTCCCCATTTCAGGTTGGTGAAAACTTTCAGGTTGACAAAATAGACTTCGGCCCGAAAAGGCGAGTTGAATCCAAAAGGAAAAGCCAGCATCCGGGTCAGAATGGGGATATTGAGAGTGGTCAGAGTGTGCCGTCCCTCGGAGAAGGAATCGGCGGCATGGCCGTTCTTAAAGAAAATAGCCATCTGGCTTTCGCGGATGATAAGCTGAGCGCCCATCTTAAAATCAGCCGAACCCTCCTGAGGGATACGATATATCATCTCCTCGCCGGTTGGGTCCATCCATTCAATGATTTCGATTAAAACCGACATAATCAATCCTTATATTTAGTTATTGGAATTTGCTGTTGTTTATAAGTTTTTCGACAATTTGCCGCCGTATCTTGACCGGATAGTGATTTTTCGATAAAAACAGCGGCTGCCGTCTTCCGGGGTCTTCAAATTTGAATAATGGAGGGGTTTTATTTTTTCCAAAATGACGGGCGGAGAGCCAGGAGAATAGTGAAAATTTCCAGTCTTCCAAGAAGCATGCAGATAATCAAAATCCATTTGCCGGGAATCGGTATCCAGGCATAAGTCTGGGTGGAGCCCACCCCGCTCAAACCCGGTCCGATATTGCCCAGCGTGGCGGCGACACTGCTGACGGAGGTCAACAGGTCGGGAGTGAACAGGGTCATCAGGAGCGATCCCAGAACAAAAATCAACACAAAAAGCATGAAAAAGGCCCCGATATTTATGACCTGCTGTTCATCTATATTCGAACCACCTATTTTGAGCGGGGCCACCAGATGAGGCCGAATCATTTTCTGGAGTTCTCGCTTGCCAACCTTGAAGACCACCATGATACGGATCATTTTCATGCCGCCGCCGGTTGAGCCGGCACAGCCTCCCCAGAACATCAGAACCAGCAGACCGATCCGGCAGAAATCGGGCCATAGATCGAAATCCGCTGTTCCATAGCCGGTGGTGGTGACAATAGAAACTACCTGAAAAGAGACCCGCCGCATACTGCCATAGAGTCCTTCGATCCTTATCTGTTCATCGGCGACATGCTCGCGGAATTCCTCAACCGGTAGCGGGTCGTACTGGTAATGGGTGATCGAGTGATGAGCCGGTTTAATCCCTGTCAAATAGATAATCCCGGCGAATATCACAATGGTTACCAGTACAGTCCCGGCATAAAACTGGAATTCACGGTTACGGCGGAAATCCCGAAAATTGCCGTGGATAACCCGATAATGAATTAGAAAATTCATCCCCGCGAGAAACATGAAAAGAGTAATTACCCAGTCGATGAAATTGCTGTCATAGAATCCTATCGAGGCATTTTTAGTGGAAAAACCGCCGGTGGCCATGGTTCCGAAAGTATGACAGAGAGCATCGAACCAGTCCATCCCGCCTATCATCAGAAGGATAGTCTCGATCAGGGACAGCAGGGCATAAACGCCCCAGAGAATGGCCGCGGTTTGAGCCAGCCGGGGCTGAATCCGCTCGGTTGTCGGACCGGGAACTTCGCCGCGAAACATATGATACCCGGAGACGCCCAGGGCCGGGAAAATGGCAATGACCAGAGTTATAATACCCATACCGCCCAGCCAGTGAGTCAGACTCCGCCAGAAAAGCAGTCCCCGGGGGACGATTTCAATATCGGTGAGAATGGTTGCCCCGGTGGTGGTGAAACCGCTGCATATCTCGAAATAGGCATTGGTGAAACTG is a genomic window containing:
- a CDS encoding CPBP family intramembrane metalloprotease, which produces MSVLWLIGGGAAIYLISRLFGLKYRAPHFDNPRKSATTALLAVFIGILAVSVLFFSIPQISRDETQNGEIQPDPDIKLPAQFDSMAVEEILPDLEFLQPADSALLREMAFVKDSCPVNDSAESAVDNSQPRSYYISEIFNLIIISLLILIPVGIALKTLHESYSTAGVNSNNLWGSLVIGLIIGLVAIFVTLVRNSGHPGLGSLHFRAFIYFSIVGLAEEFVYRGYLQTRMMAWLKTIPGWILTSIIMAMAHFAQRIGVGGMDPGSALLDCLALIPISLFFGYTYLRTGNIWGVGLMHAFSDWINLFR
- a CDS encoding TrkH family potassium uptake protein; amino-acid sequence: MNKKTVFYITARLMIIMAGILLIPLAISFYYNFPDGVAEVFSDAEKSGFIIAILLSAATGFICSIIFRSDKELEGIKESFAIVTLSWVTLAFWGAIPFFVYFLSQTSSHSFGSTILSFTNAYFEICSGFTTTGATILTDIEIVPRGLLFWRSLTHWLGGMGIITLVIAIFPALGVSGYHMFRGEVPGPTTERIQPRLAQTAAILWGVYALLSLIETILLMIGGMDWFDALCHTFGTMATGGFSTKNASIGFYDSNFIDWVITLFMFLAGMNFLIHYRVIHGNFRDFRRNREFQFYAGTVLVTIVIFAGIIYLTGIKPAHHSITHYQYDPLPVEEFREHVADEQIRIEGLYGSMRRVSFQVVSIVTTTGYGTADFDLWPDFCRIGLLVLMFWGGCAGSTGGGMKMIRIMVVFKVGKRELQKMIRPHLVAPLKIGGSNIDEQQVINIGAFFMLFVLIFVLGSLLMTLFTPDLLTSVSSVAATLGNIGPGLSGVGSTQTYAWIPIPGKWILIICMLLGRLEIFTILLALRPSFWKK
- a CDS encoding sigma-54-dependent Fis family transcriptional regulator codes for the protein MKTKSTILIVDDDGPVLRALNETFIDEYNVILAASGEEALKIIREQPELEVVILDIKMARMDGLQTAAGIKEINPDLPIIFHTGHPGEYSEKQIEAEYHPYDYVVKDERPARLRRAVRNAIQIHSYRNRSEEIVSLARSQYRMVGKSARMQEVYRLIEKVAPTESRVIITGPTGSGKELVAMAIHNRSRRERQGIKIFNCNHKQPDLVESELFGHLKGSFTGAVEDRIGLFEYADGGTIFLDEIGDLDVTTQAKLLRAIETGQIKKIGSPDMQKVDVRVICATNKNLDEMVAAKVFREDLYYRLKGIIIELPPLSERRMDIPDLVTSFSEQYYLENGNCFKVFEPAAMELLIEYDWPGNVRQLLHAVQSLIDLSISSYITRDNVEEYLNFGISEEINDQSFNLQLNHARKKIIARALYRSGNNISAAARMLSLDPSNLRKMIIELKIQSG
- a CDS encoding SPFH domain-containing protein, whose protein sequence is MSVLIEIIEWMDPTGEEMIYRIPQEGSADFKMGAQLIIRESQMAIFFKNGHAADSFSEGRHTLTTLNIPILTRMLAFPFGFNSPFRAEVYFVNLKVFTNLKWGTKHPVTFKDSKLGLIRLRGHGAFTMRIKEPSLFLNSIVGRQAKYTTDDIQSYLRDVIIARMNDMLGEKLDSILDLPAIYTELAADFKQVVHNEFEKYGLELVDFYIASITPPDEVSKMIDQRSGLEAVGDLDRFLKFEMAKGLGASGGMAGAGAGVGVAAGVGMMMPGVMSSVFTPEQKDLRREAISTVTCPTCHADTPEQSRFCYRCGHQMVALNRCPSCNQELPTEANFCMHCGYKLDTKPSCPHCGTELIPGSKFCGECGKAVNESDNQQP
- the ppsR gene encoding pyruvate, phosphate dikinase/phosphoenolpyruvate synthase regulator — translated: MYPPSIMRLMVGMDEEKKIVIVSDGTGKTAKRLMDAVLAQYDQHEVEYSIAGIYQEARDKKKINVILKNIENDYLVIYSIISENLSRYFHEKLSKRGILHLNVLRPMLKTVSKFLGVHPDYRPGILQIVDDRYYKKVDAIGYTVQHDDGGGPLITEADLVLVGLSRTCKTPISMYLACNHGLKVANIPIFPEDHVKEYLLDRLKVVNKEIIFGLIMHPEILAEVREERLQYLVRAESEHEKLKQYYDLHEIQKELKFCLKLYDEIGWQTIDVTRRAIEEISHEIMNKLGFSEEEYSHDII
- a CDS encoding HAMP domain-containing histidine kinase, which codes for MSMKLALFLFYILGVAAVTSVMAAEQYIIDPIDDPLVLPYRFLTKIRNTNRNGDICIPVDLNNDERPGMAAVGQNWRPPDTLSCLIFYTDIYRSRAIRHFNMRTLRVDKPFAYDFNGDGNEEIAVTYTAFDSLWFEVYNVDSGLIYRRCLVTGDDLDSNGYWDGTGDILAAHDLNEDGRAEILIGFDTGYDLYPRGIMCLDIFRNQVLWQYNIAGIVNDANFHIIRDPEQDGFLIIFGISSKGNAVREKDMDDQHTYLVVLDGGGKEKWKVVAGETFSGTNPVLVDYDGDGRPEILTDFYFSKDTAGMDIPGGRGWLGLYSLDGKELQKINPGPERQVFVSETLDLDGDNIDEIIFDYRDNYVYVYDRSINLIKVCSLYVISRILDCRSFLGGDDRQLLFATGDNRLLLTDINFKPLAITDSKDNIRVSTYFTTGARGGSAREHILINNDFARENYIFGFQKAPWFTIFSRHPILAFLAAFIPLSIIIGVVWLILAKFRAKNKIISRQKNELDKTLLELKKTQEKLIAAEKYRLARDIAGGVAHEIRNALYPAGSLLDKLQDLLQSGRIEDPERIQRLLEMIGGSIKNANKMIDLVTQYSKLESERRTEAINLQQVLHAIIEQNADRIKEQEVQINIDIPPETAIYCHQAHAFSLFNNLMINALDALNGAECKTIAIKAGPAEDKYIRIEFADSGTGIPQENIPRVFDAFFSTKPNTGTGLGLAIVKKITELYGGDIKIKSELDKGTKFIILMSLLESDTQA